Proteins from a single region of Planctomycetota bacterium:
- a CDS encoding alkaline phosphatase: MRHRFVACLLVSLVCLSGFQAAGQGPPDGTPRAGDRLAALQWTAEATGVADWGFWGDQPDRYVSWSNHSNRLIPVYSFGMTLADVAGERSVYRDRARLEALYGRLPDETLDPGADHFDQTDVFRLQAEAVARGAKRVVLVVFDGMDWTLTRSAAIAASGTVAYRDGRGTGLSFQDYAGTVTDFGLCVTSPANDGTKVDVDAQAVTNPGGTAPGGYAALRGGRTPWDPAANPTYLIGKDRERPHAVTDSAASATSLCTGHKTYNDAINVDPVGGRLDTIAHRLQRQGFAVGVVTSVPIPHATPGCAYAHNVSRDDYQDISRDMLGERSVSHRDAALAGLDVVIGCGHGVDVKPAEMEKEVQQQGTNLEPGNKYVAASTLAAIDVANGGRYRVARRTAGRDGAEVLAAATRECIADGSRLCGFFGTAEGNLPFTTADGKFDPVFLPDADRERLEGLKRKYSKPIRYTPADLAENPSLAEMTVAALDVLAARGPFWLMVEAGDVDWAAHGNNLDAAIGAALSGDAAFRALTGWIEAHGGWTDTVVILTSDHGHMLVLTRPEALTGR; encoded by the coding sequence ATGCGCCACCGGTTCGTCGCCTGCCTGCTCGTGTCGTTGGTGTGCCTGTCCGGGTTTCAAGCGGCCGGCCAGGGACCACCCGACGGCACCCCGCGGGCGGGCGACCGACTCGCGGCGCTGCAGTGGACCGCCGAGGCGACGGGCGTGGCCGACTGGGGCTTCTGGGGCGACCAGCCCGACCGCTACGTCTCCTGGTCGAATCACTCCAACCGGCTGATCCCGGTCTACTCGTTCGGGATGACACTGGCGGACGTCGCCGGCGAACGGAGCGTGTATCGCGATCGGGCGCGCCTCGAGGCGTTGTACGGCCGGCTGCCCGACGAGACCCTCGACCCCGGCGCCGACCACTTCGACCAGACCGACGTCTTCCGCCTCCAGGCCGAGGCGGTCGCCCGCGGTGCGAAGCGGGTGGTGCTGGTCGTGTTCGACGGGATGGATTGGACGCTGACGCGCTCGGCGGCGATCGCCGCCTCGGGCACGGTCGCCTACCGTGACGGTCGCGGCACCGGGCTGTCGTTCCAGGACTACGCCGGCACGGTCACCGACTTCGGCCTGTGCGTCACCAGCCCCGCCAACGACGGCACGAAGGTCGACGTCGACGCCCAGGCGGTCACCAATCCCGGCGGCACGGCGCCGGGGGGCTATGCCGCGCTCCGCGGCGGGCGCACGCCGTGGGATCCGGCTGCCAACCCCACCTACCTGATCGGCAAGGACCGCGAGCGCCCCCATGCCGTGACCGATTCGGCGGCCTCGGCGACGTCACTGTGCACCGGCCACAAGACCTACAACGACGCGATCAACGTCGATCCCGTCGGTGGCCGGCTCGACACGATCGCCCACCGGCTCCAGCGCCAGGGATTCGCCGTCGGCGTCGTGACGAGCGTGCCGATTCCCCACGCCACGCCCGGCTGCGCCTACGCCCACAACGTCTCGCGCGACGACTACCAGGACATCTCCCGCGACATGCTCGGCGAGCGTTCGGTCTCCCACCGCGACGCGGCGCTTGCCGGACTCGACGTCGTCATCGGCTGCGGCCATGGCGTCGACGTCAAACCCGCCGAGATGGAGAAAGAAGTGCAGCAGCAGGGGACGAATCTCGAACCGGGCAACAAATACGTCGCCGCCTCGACGCTCGCTGCCATCGACGTCGCCAACGGCGGCCGCTACCGCGTCGCGCGGCGGACGGCGGGGCGCGACGGCGCGGAGGTGCTCGCCGCCGCAACGCGGGAATGCATTGCCGACGGCAGCCGCCTGTGCGGCTTCTTCGGCACCGCCGAGGGGAACCTGCCGTTCACCACCGCCGACGGGAAGTTCGACCCGGTGTTCCTCCCCGACGCCGACCGCGAGCGGCTCGAGGGGCTGAAGCGGAAATACTCCAAGCCGATCCGCTACACACCGGCCGATCTCGCCGAGAATCCCTCGCTCGCCGAGATGACCGTCGCCGCGCTCGACGTCCTCGCGGCGCGGGGGCCGTTCTGGCTCATGGTCGAGGCCGGCGACGTCGACTGGGCCGCGCATGGCAACAATCTCGATGCCGCGATCGGCGCGGCGCTGTCGGGCGACGCCGCCTTCCGGGCTCTGACCGGCTGGATCGAGGCCCACGGCGGTTGGACCGACACGGTCGTGATTCTGACCAGCGACCACGGCCACATGCTCGTCCTCACCCGCCCCGAGGCGCTCACCGGGCGGTGA